GACCCTTCAGCGGCTTGTGGAGTTTCCGCCGCATCATCGACCGGCGCCTCTTTGTCGACGGCGCCTATCCCAGCGATCTCTGTCTGGTCAACTGGCCGATGATCGACTATGTCGGCGGACACCTCCTGACCGGTGACTCTGCCGATCGTGAAAGCCACATCAGCGCCGCCCGTCGCCAAAGCCTGTCTTTCTTTCACTGGCTCCAAACCGAAGCGCCCCGCCCGGATGGAGGTTTCGGGTGGCCGGGTCTGCGCATGCGAGGAGATATAACCGGCAGCGCCGACGGACTCGCGAAAATGCCCTATATCCGGGAAAGCCGCCGCATCCGGGCGGAGTTTACGGTCCGCCAATCCCACGTCGCCGAAACCGATCGCCCGGGCGAGCTCCTGGCCGAACCCTTTGACGACTCTGTCGGGATCGGTTATTACCGGATCGACCTTCACCCGACAACCGGCGGGGACAACTACCTCGACGTCGGCAGCCTGCCCTTCCAGGTCCCGCTCGGCGCACTCATACCGGTTCGCATGGAGAATCTTCTGCCCGGCGCGAAGAATATCGGCACCACCCACATCACCAACGGCTGCTACCGCCTCCATCCCGTGGAATGGACCATCGGCGAAGCGGCCGGGAACCTGGCCGCTCACTGCCTCGACCTGCAGACAACGCCCCGCACAGTCTACCGCGATCCGGCCCGGCGCCGGGCCTTCCAATGCCGTCTCAAGAAGCGCGGCGTCGAGTTGAGCTGGCCGCAATCACTCAACCTTGAGGAAGGCGACCCACACGCCCACGCGCGGCACCCCATCGTCCCCTCTTGATACACTCGACACCTTCCCGCAGACTCGGATCATCATGGCGCTGACCAGCATCAATCCGGCGACCGGAATGACCATCGCCGTGTACGAAGAAACCACGGACCACGATTTGGAAGAGGCGCTAGGCAAGAGCCAGTCGGCCTTTCGTGAATGGCGACAAAGGTCATTCCCGGAACGGGCCGACTGCCTCCGCAGAGTGGCCGGACTGCTGCACGAAGATCTCGCCGCCCATGCCCGGCTGATCACCACGGAAATGGGGAAACCCATTCTCCAGGCCAGGGCCGAGGTCGAGAAATGCTCGTCCGTCCTCGACTACTACGCCACGCACGGTGAGGCCTTTCTCGCGGATGAGGTTCCGGTCGGTGCAGGCGGCGGCAGGGCTATCGTGGCCTACCAACCGATCGGGCTGGTGCTTGCGGTCATGCCCTGGAACTACCCGTTCTGGCAGGTCTTCCGGGCGGCCGCCCCCGCCCTCATGGCGGGCAACGTCATGGTGCTGAAGCACGCCTCCAATGTGACCGGGTGCGCCCTCGAAATTGAACGGATCTTCTCCGCGGCCGGGTTTCCCGACGGTGTCTTCCAGACCCTCCGAATCGGTTCCAGTCGGGTCGGCCCCTTGATCCGGGACCCACGCATCCGGGGCGTCACCCTGACCGGAAGCACCGAGGTGGGCCGCCGGATCGGTGAAGTTGCCGGCCGCGCGCTGAAGACATGCGTGCTGGAACTGGGCGGATCCGATCCGTATCTGATTCTCAAGGACGCCGACCTCGACAGGGCCGTCGCCCTCACCGTGCAGGGTCGCCTGAACAACAACGGCCAGTCCTGCATTGCCGTCAAACGCCTGATCGTCGAGGCCCCCATCCTCCCCGAATTCCGGAAGAGGTACATCGAGGCGACGGAAGGCGTTCGGATGGGAGATCCGCTTGACGAGTCCTTTTCTCTCGGTCCCCTCGCCCGGCAGGACCTGCGGGATGAACTTCATGCCCAGGTCATCACATCCCGGAAGCAGGGGGCACGCCTCCTCCTCGGGGGCACCGTCCCGACCGGTCCCGGATGGTACTACCCGGCGACCGTTCTCGGCGACGTCCGCCCGGGGATGGTTGCCTACGAGGAGGAACTGTTTGGCCCCGTCGCCTCGATCATCGAGGCCGGGGACGCGGAGGACGGGGTCCGGATCGCCAACGATTCCCGATTCGGATTGGGAGGTGGCATCTTTTCGGAAGACCGCGACAAAGCGGTCGCCCTGGCCCGTCGGATTGAGACCGGAGCCGTCTTCATCAATGATTTTGTGAAGTCGCACCCGGCGCTGCCCTTCGGCGGCGTCAAGGACTCCGGATTCGGTCGTGAGCTTGGCCGTCCCGGTATCCGCGCCTTCACCAATATGCAGACGATATCCGTCTCTTGAAATGGTTCCGCCGAGGGTTCGCTGGTCCGCCGCGCCGGTCCGGGCGCCTCGGTCCCCTCAACGAAGTCCGCAGCCGACGGGAAGCCTACAGAACGATGCCGCCGGCCACCGCACAGAGAATGACGAGCAGCCAGGGCGGAAGCTTGAGAAAACGCAGGGCACCGAAGGCCAGCAATGCGAAAACCACCTGCGGACCGCCGGCCACGCCGGAGATCAGGACCGGGCTGTAAAAGGCCGCCCCGAGAAGTCCGACCACGGCCGCATTCGTACCCATCATTGAACTACGAGCAGAAGGCAGGGCCCGCAGTCTGTTCCAATAAGGCATGGCTCCCGGGAGCAGCAACCAGGAGGGCAGATAGATCGCGACCAGGGCGAGCAGGCCGCCCCCAACCCCACCCGGCCCCACATTGATGACGGATCCCAGGTAGGCGGCGAAGGTGAAGAGCGGTCCCGGCATTGCCTGGACGAAACCATAGCCCGCGAGAAAGGTGTCCCGATCCAGCCATCCACGTCCCACCGTGGCCTCCTCCAGCAGCGGAAGGACGACATGCCCCCCGCCGAAAACCAGCGATCCCGAGCGATAAAAGGATTCGATCAGGAAGGCGAGCGGCGCACCCGTGGCCCAGACGAGGATCGGAAGGCCGACCAGCAGGGACGCAAAGGCAAGAAGCCAGGGCCAACCCGTGTTCGTCCCCTGCCCGGCCGGTGTGGCCGCCGACGCATCCGGCACCAGGAACACCCGGCCGGCCAGGGCTCCGGCCACAATCACGGCCACCTGCATCCAGGCCATTGGGAAGAGGATCATGACGCTGGCCGCGAGTATGGCGATGACCGCCCGCTTCGCGTCCGGGCAGAGCTTCGCCGCCATCGTCCAGAGCGCGTTGGCCACGACCGCCACCGCCGCGATTTTCAGTCCGCCGATCCACCCGCCCAGTTCCCATCCATCCGAAAAACCCAACCCGTAGGCAAAGGCCAGCATGAGGGCGGCTGAGGGCAGTGTGAACCCGATCCAGGCGGCCGCACCTCCCAACCATCCGGCCTGTCGCAACCCGATGGAATAAACCACCTGACTGCTGGCCGGACCCGGAAGGAACTGGCAGAGGGCCACCAGATCGGCGAAGGTCGATTCATCCAGCCACTTGCGGCGCCTGACGAATTCCTCATGAAAATAACCCAGATGAGCCACTGGACCGCCGAACGATGCGCAACCAAGGCGAAGACAGACCAGGAGCACTTCCCGCCAGTTTCGATTCACAGGTCTTTGTCTGGGCATCGTCCAAGCGGCGCAAACGCAAAGTGCCGGAGGTCGCCCGGGTTTCTCCTGATCCCCGAGGACCCTGACGGAACGTTCTTCAGACTCCAGGTCGGTCTTCCCGGGCAAATTGTCGAAACCGGAGAAACCGAGTCCACTCACCCGCGCTTTACGTTCTTGCCTGCGGTGGCCCGGGCGGTGTTGTCTCGGGTCCTCCCATGAAAGTCGTCGTCCTATTTGGCGGTACCAGCGCAGAGCGTGATGTCTCGATTGCCTCCGGCCTCCAGGTGGCAAGGGCCCTCCGGAAGAACGGACACGAGGTCGTGGCAGTCGATACCGCCCGCGGCGCCCTCCTGCCGACGGAAGAGGAACGGCTCCTGACCGGATCCGTTGGGCAGATCCCCCCGGAAACCGAGGCTCTTGCCGTGCTCAAGGGATCCGCCCCCGCCCTCTCGAAGGAGGGCCTGCTGGGTCAGGCCGACGTGGTCTTCCTCGCTCTCCACGGCGGGACCGGCGAGGACGGCACGATCCAAGCGGTCCTCGATCTGGCCGGTGTGCCCTACACCGGCAGCGGCCACGCGGCCAGCGCCATGGCCATGGACAAGGATGTCTCCAAACAACTCTTCCGAGCTGCCGGCGTGCCCACGCCCGACTGGCTGATCGCCCCGGCCGACCATGCGGCCATCGTTGCGCAGATCGGCCTGCCGACCGTGGTCAAAGCCAACCGCCAGGGATCCTCCATCGGACTGTCCATCGTGCGGAGAGCCGAGGATCTTGCCGCAGCCATCGATGAAGCGAAACGGTTTGATCCCGAAGTCATGATCGAACGCTTCATACCCGGTCGCGAACTGACAGTCGGAATTCTTGAGGGAATCGCGCTTCCGCCCGGCGAGATCATCCCCCGGCGCAGCGAACACTTCGACTACCAAAGCAAGTATCAGCCCGGCGGGGCGGAGGAGATTTTCCCGGCCAACCTGACACCCGACCAGGAAACGGAAATCCAGAGCCTCGCCCTGAAGGCCCACCGAGCTCTCAAGCTGGGCGCTTACAGCCGGGTGGATTTCCGGCTCGACGAAGCCGGGGCCTTCTGGTGCCTCGAGGTCAATACGCTCCCCGGGATGACGGCGACCAGCCTTCTCCCGCAGGCCGCCCGGGCAGCCGGTATCGATTTCGAGTCGCTTTGCGAAAGAATCGTTCATCTCGCAGTTGAAAGGGCACCTTCCGTCAAATGATGTCATCCTCGGATCAGAGATTCCTCGGGATCGAAATCGGCGGCACCAAGCTCCAGGTGTCTGTCGGGACCGCAATGGGCACCCTCATCGAAACTGCCCGCGCCAACGTGCCCAAGGGCGCTGGAGGAGGCGAGATCCGCGCCATCATCCTCGATCTCTGCCGGCAGTTGATTGCAAATCACGCTGTTTCGGGAGTGGGCGCAGGCTTCGGCGGGCCGGTCGATATTCGAACAGGAACCATTGCCCGATCGCATCAAGTCGAGGGATGGGACGGGTTCTCGCTCCGGTCCTGGCTCGAGGGCACCCTCGACCTGCCCACCGCGGTTGAAAACGACTCCAATACGGCGGCACTCGCTGAAGCGCGCCTCGGCGCCGGTTCTGGCCACAACCCCGTTTTCTACACCAATCTCGGCAGTGGGGTCGGAGGTGGCCTGGTCCATAATGGAAGAATCACCCACGGTCGTCCTCCCGGTGAAGCCGAGATCGGCCATCTCCGCCTTTCCCCCGGCGGACCGATCGTGGAATCGGTCTGCTCGGGCTGGGCGCTCGACCAACGCCTGCGCGCACTCGCGGCCGAACACGCCGATTCCACCCTGGCCCGAATGCTCTGTGACATGACCTCCGGAGAATCCCGCGTCCTGCCCGAGGCCCTCGCTGGCGGCGACGTGCATGCGCGTCAGGCCCTTGACGAAACGGTTGAGGCGTTTGGCTTCGCCCTCTCCCACGTCGTCCACCTGGTCTCCCCAGAAATCATCGTGATCGGAGGCGGGCTTTCCCATCTGGGCGACGTCTTTGTCGCCCCGCTCAAGATCGCCCTCGCATCCAATATCATGGAAGCCATGCTTCCCGCACCCGATATCCGAACCGCCACCCTCGGCGAAGAAGTCGTCCCGACGGGTGCCATTCTTCTCGCGGCCGATGCCGCGGCGCAGACCCACTGAAATGAATATCAAGAGCTGGACAACCGACTACCTCGACAAGCATTGCCGGACGATGGCCACGGTCCAGGCCGACGCGATGGCCAACCTCCGCAGCCACTTCGATCGCGCGCTGGCCGCAGACCGACGGATCTTTGTCTGTGGCAACGGCGGCAGTGCCGCCAACGCTTCCCACTTCGTGACCGACCTTGGCAAAGGGGCCTCGGATGCGATCGGCCGCCGTTTCCGCTGCCAGAGCCTGAACGACAACGTCCCCTGGATCACGGCAATCGGCAACGACTATGCCTACGAGGATGTTTTCGTCCGCCAGCTGGAGAATCTCGCCGAGGCCGGCGATCTGCTCATGGTCATGACGGTGAGCGGCAACTCCCCCAACCTGGTCAAGGCCGTCGACTGGGCCAATGCCCACGGACTCACCACCATCGGACTGGTCGGAGGAAAGGGCGGGATCGTTGCCGAAAGGGCCCGATCCGTCATCCGGATCGACGATACGCATTACGGTCGGGTCGAAGACGCCCACATGTTGATTTGCCATCTCCTCTGCTATTCCTATATGGAGAAGGTTGATCAGTAAGCGCACTTTCCAAACATGTCCGCCCGACCCATCTCATCCCTCTCCCGCCGCCAGTTCCTGCTGCGCACCCTCGGTCGCATCGCCGCCGGGACCGCCGTTATTCCGACCCTGAAGGCCTCCCCCTCCAAGGAGCCTCCCTTCAGGATCTCCCTCGCTCAATGGTCGGTCCGGCAGATGCACAACGATGGGATCGTCCCCGCCGTCGAATTCCCGGTCTACACCCGGCAAAAGTTCGGGATCGATGCCGTCGAATACGTCAATACCTTCTTCCCGAAGGACGGAACCCTCGGCGATTTCGTGAACGAGTTGCGTCAGCGTTGTGAAGACCAGGGCGTCAAGAGTCTGCTCATCATGTGCGACGGTGAAGGGCACCTCGGGGATCCGGACAAGGGTGCCCGTCTCCAGGCAGTCCGAAACCACGAAAAATGGCTCGACGCCGCTGCGGAACTCGGCTGCCACTCGATCCGGGTCAATGCCCATTCCGAAGGCACCTACTCCGAACAGCTCGAGCTTGCGGCCGACGGTCTGCAGCGTCTTTCGGCTCTGGCTCAGGCGTCCGACCTGAATGTCATCGTCGAGAACCACGGCGGGCTCTCCTCCAACGCGGAGTGGCTGGAAGCGGTCATCAGGAAAGTCGCCCTGCCCAATTGCGGGGTCCTTCCCGATTTCGGCAATTTCCAGGAACACGACCGCTACTCCAGCGTCCAGCGCCTCATGCCCTACGCCAGGGGAGTCAGCGCCAAGAGTCATGATTTCGACGAAGACGGCAACGAAACCGGGACCGATTACTTCCGGATGATTCCGATCGTGCTGCGGTCCGGCTACCGGGGGCATATCGGGATCGAGTATGAAGGCAGCGTGCTCTCTCCGGACGAAGGCATCCTGGCCACCAAGCGACTTCTGATCCGCACCCGCGACGCCTGGACGGCAGGGGCCTGAGAGCGGGTTATTCTTCCTCGGACGGCCTCTGAGGACGGCCTCTGCGGTCCGTCCGTAATCTCAGGCTTTCGGTCAGATTGCGATCGAACCTGCGATCTTCCTTCCCGATTCGACATTCCCCGAGGTGTGTGCACTTTCGGCTCTTTCCAACCGCTCGACTGATGACACCATCCAACCTCCTCTCCGCCCTCAATTGGCGTTACGCCACCAAGCAATTCGATGCCACCCGTAAAATTCCTGGGGACGCCTGGGAAGTGCTCGAGCGGGCCCTTGTCCTCGCGCCGTCGTCGTTCGGGGTGCAGCCCTGGCAGTTCCTCGTCATTGACGATCCGGAAGTCCGGACGCAGCTCTCGGCCGCTTCCTGGGGTCAGACGCAGCCCGTCGACGCCTCCCACTATGTCGTTTTCACCATCCGGAAGAATCTGGATGACGTTCATATCCAGCGCTATATCGAGGATGCCGCCGCAACCCGCGGTATTCCGGTCGAGTCCCTTGATGGCTACAAGAACGTTGTCGTCGGTTTTGTCGAAAGACTGCGCGAAGCGGGCACGCTTGATGCCTGGGCCGCCCGTCAGGTCTATATCGCCCTCGGTCAGTTCATGACTTCGGCTGCCGTTCTCGCCATCGACACCTGTCCGATGGAGGGTATCGACCCGGCCAAGTACGACGAGATCCTGGGATTGACCGGCACCGATTATGCGACTGTCTGCGGTTGCGCCGCCGGCTACCGCTCGGCGTCGGACAAGTATGCGACCACCCCGAAGGTGCGCTTCCCGGGCGACATGGTCGTGAAGCATATCTGATCCCGGCAGAATCTTCAGGAGAGCCTTTACGCCTCGACCCACCGGTAGGCCGGCCCCAGGGCCGGATTCCGGCTCAGTCACGATCCGCGCAGTCAATCCCAAGGCATGCGCGCACGTGCCACCAGAGAGTCGCCTTGGCCGTTCGAAACCGCGTGGTCGGGCGCTTTTTCGGTTGAGGGGGATCCCTCCTTGGGCACACTGATCGCCAACCTGTCCATCCCCTTCACCCATATCCGCATGCATTGCTACGCAGCCAAGGAACGATCACCGGGAGAGAAGCGAACCGCGCTGACCCCTTCCACCGGAAACATACTGGTCAAACTCGGCCTCGAGGTCTCGGCCGAGCGAGGTCTCGGCACCATGAGCGGTTATCTCGACGAGGCCTATGCGAAATCGGGAGTGAAGCTGATATCCGACCATGCTGCCGCCCTTGGACAGGCCGGTCTTGTTCTCGGCGTACGCAAGCCAAACCCGGAGGCCATTGCCGCCATGAAACCGGGCACCATCCTGATGAGCCACCTCGACCCGTTCAATGAACCGGACCTGGTCAAGGCGCTGGCCAAGGCCGGGATCAGTGCGATCAGCCTGGAAATGATCCCCCGGACCACCCTCGCCCAGAAGATGGACGTGCTCAGCTCCCAGGCCAATCTCGCCGGCTACTCGGCCGTCGTCCAGGCCGCCGCCCGGATCCAGAAGATCCTTCCCATGATGATGACACCGGCCGGGACAATCAATCCCTGCCGGGTCTTCATTATCGGCGTCGGCGTGGCCGGACTCCAGGCCATCGCCACGGCCAAGCGACTCGGTGCGCGCGTCGAGGCGTTCGACACCCGTCCGGTGGTCGAGGAACAGGTCCGTTCTCTAGGAGCCAAATTCGTCAAGATCGACCTCGGCGAGACCGGCCAGACCGCCCAGGGCTACGCCAAGGAACTGACCCCAGAGCAACTCCAGATGCAGCGCGACGGCATGGCCAAGGTCTGCGCCACTTCGGATATCGTGGTGACCACGGCCAAGCTTTTCGGACGCAGGGCCCCCATCGTCGTGACACGCGAAATGGTCGCGGGCATGCAGGCCGGCTCGGTCATCGTGGACCTCGCGGTGGAGGGTGGCGGCAACGTCGAGGGATCGAAGCTGAACGAGGAAGTCATCACCGAGAATGGGGTGATCATCATCGGAGACGGTTGTCTTGAGGGCGCAGTGTCCACTCATGCCAGCCAGGTCTTCTCCAGCAACCTGGCCGCATTCATTGAGCATTTCTGGGATGCCGAAGCCAAGACCTTCAACCTCAACCTGGAAGACGAAATCATGAAAGGCTGCCTGATCACCCACGGCGGCAAAGTCGTCCATGAGCGATTCCAGAACCTGAACTGATCCCCACTCCACGCCCCGACCTCCCCCCTCTTTTTCTCAAACCCATGGAACTCATCCTACTGGTCTTCATCTTCGTCCTCGCGGCCTTCCTCGGCTTCGAGCTCATCTCGAAGGTGCCCTCCCAACTGCATACGCCGCTGATGTCCGGGTCCAATGCCATCTCCGGCATCACCATCGTCGGAGCGCTCATCGCGGTCGGCTCGGCCGAGCACAACACGGTGAACATCGTCATCGGAACCCTCGCGGTTGTCCTCGCCACTATCAATGTGGTCGGCGGCTACCTCGTCACCGACCGGATGCTGGCCATGTTCAAGAAGAAGGAAGGGGGGAAGAAGTAAGCCATGCATTCCCTCATCCTGATCAATCTCAGCTATATCGTCGCTTCCATCCTCTTCATCTTCGGGTTGAAGATGCTGGGGAATGCCCAGACGGCCCGGCGCGGCAACCTGATTTCCGCCATCGGCATGCTCATCGCGGTTGTCGTCACCCTCCTTGACCGCCAGGTCCTCGACTTCAAGTGGATCGCCATCGGCCTCATCGTCGGCACCGTCATCGGGGCACCCGCCGCCAAGCTGGTCAAGATGACCGCCATGCCTGAGATGGTCGCGCTTTTCAACGGATTCGGCGGACTCGCCAGCCTTCTGGTCGGCTGGGCCGAATACCAGAAGATCGTCTCCGAGGGTTGGGCCGCTTACCTCTTCCGCAACCCCACCGCCACTGTCTTTTTCACTTCGACCGTCATTGTCCTGGCCGTCCTGATCGGCGGGATCACCTTCACCGGTTCGGTCTACGCCTACCTCAAGCTGTCCGGCCGGGTCAGCGGACGAGCCAAGGTCTTCGGCGGGCAGAAACTGCTCAACCTGTCCGTCGCCGTCCTCATCGTCGCTGTCGGATTCCTGTTTGTGATCCGGGGCGAAGGACACAACGTTTATCCGGAATTCGTCGGTCTGGTGGTGCTTTCGCTGCTGCTCGGACTCCTCGCCGTCATGCCGATCGGCGGCGGCGACATGCCGGTCGTCATTGCAATCTTGAACAGCCTCTCCGGTCTGGCCGCAGCCGCGGCCGGCTTCGTCATCGCCAACAACGTGCTCATCGTGGCCGGGTGTCTGGTCGGCGCCAGCGGCGTCATCCTGAGCATCATCATGTGCAAGGCGATGAACCGCACCATCGGCAACGTCCTCTTTTCGGGCTTCGGCGCCTCGGATGCCGGATCCGGCGGGACCGCCATGGAAGGAGAACTCAAGCCCATCTCCGCGGCCGATACCTACTATGTTCTCGAAGCGGCCCAGAGCGTGGTCATCGTTCCCGGCTACGGGATGGCCGTGGCCCAGGCCCAGCACGTGGTCAAGGAACTCGGGGATCTCCTTGAGTCGAACGGGACCGAGGTCCGCTTCGCCATCCATCCGGTGGCGGGACGCATGCCTGGCCACATGAACGTCCTCCTCGCCGAGGCCGACGTGCCCTACGAGCAGCTGGTCGAGATGGACAACATCAACCCGACCATGCCGTCGGTCGACGTCGCCATCGTCATCGGCGCCAACGATGTGGTCAATCCGGCCGCCACCAACGACAAGGCATCCCCCATCTACGGCATGCCGATCATCAATGCTCACGAGGCCAAGACCGTCATCTGCCTGAAGCGCGGCAAGGGCACCGGATTCTCCGGCCTGGAAAACCAGCTCTTCCTCCTCCCGCAGACCCGCATGCTTTACGGCGACGCCAAATCCTCCATCCAGGGTCTGGTCTCCGAGTTCAAGAACGCGTAGGCCGGAGAACCGAGGGACTGCAGGAGAGGCTTTATGCCTCGATGCCACCCCCGTGGAGGAGGCGATCGGGAATCAACCGGTTCTCGTGACGAATGGCGGCATGTCTTCATCCCACGTCGAATCGAGGGACAAACCCTCTCCTACCGGAGGACAGGCCCTCAGATCCTCGCCGCTGAGTTCGCACTTCCACTGTTCGTGGGTTTACTTCCGCCGGCTTCCTTTCCAGAATCCTGATTCTTCATGGCTACCATCTGGCGCGTCTCCGGCTATCTCTTCAAATACCGCGGTCTTTTCGGGCTGACTCTCCTGCTTGCCCTGGGAAGCACGCTCTTCCTCATCGCCATCCCCCAGATCATCAAGCAGATCTTCGACCGGATCATCGCCCCCGGACGAACCGACCTGCTCGGCTGGGGCATCGGGGCCATCACCATCTGCTATTTCGGACGGGACCTGCTGAACTGCCTTCGTATCCGAATCAACAATACACTGGAGCAGAACGTCCTGATCGACCTCCGGCGCGACCTCCACCGCAAGCTTCTCGACCTGCCGATCGGCTACTACGACAAACGCAAGTCGGGCGAGATCGCCTCGCGGGTGATCGAGGACGTCCAGAACGTGGAGCGGGTCATCCTCGACGGATCCGAGCAGGGCACGGTCGCCCTGCTGACCGTGATCGGCATTTCGGCCATCCTTTTCACCCAACAGCCCCTCCTGGCGCTTTTCGTCATCCTCCCCCTGCCCGTCGTCTTCTGGCTCTCCATCCTCCATTTTCGGGCCACCCGACGGAACTGGAGAAAGGTGCGGCAGAGTGCGGGCGAACTCAATTCCCTCCTGGTCGAGGATATCCAGGGCAACCGGTTGATCAGTTCCTTCGCCCTGAAGGACCGGGAAACCAACCGCTTCATCGGGATCGCGGTCGAACTGAAGAACCGGACCCTCCACGCCATGTACCGCTGGTCCCTCCACGGCCCAGGGACCAATTTCATCACCAGCCTGGGCAGTGTCGCCGTGGTCGGATTCGGCGGCTACCTCCTGATCCAGGGAGGCAATGCCCCGGGCACCTTCACTTTCGGCGATTTCGTGGCTTTCTTCGCCTACTGCGCCCTGCTCTACCAGCCGATCAGCACCCTCAATTCGATCAACCACCTCTTCGCCGCGGGCAAGGCCTCGGCCGAACGGGTTTTTGAGATTCTCGACCATCCGATCGGGATTGAGAACGCACCGGACCCGCTTCCCTTCCCCGATGGCCTCATCCGGGTGCATTACACGGGAGTGTCGTTCTGCTATCCGGACCGATCCGAGGTGCTCGAGGATTTCACCCTCGAGATGCCACCAGGCAAAGTCACCGCCATCGTCGGGCATACCGGCGCCGGAAAATCGACCATCGCCAATCTCCTCCTGCGCTACTATGACGTGACCGCCGGTTCGGTCACGATCAACGGGACGGACGTCCGACAAATCGACCTGGATTCCCTCCGACAGAATATCGGGTTCGTCGCCCAGGATCCCTTCCTCTTCGACGGCTCCGTGGCCGACAACCTGCGCCTGGCCCGCGAGGACGCGACCATGGACGATATGATCGCCGCGCTCGATGCCGCCTGCTCCTGGGATTTCGTCCAGAATCTTCCGGACGGGATCAACACCATGATCGGCGAACGCGGCATCCGCCTCTCCATGGGCGAAAAACAACGTCTGACCATTGCCCGGGTCATCCTGAAGAATCCTCCCCTCGTCATCCTCGACGAGGCCACCTCCAGCGTCGACACCCTGACCGAGGCCCGAATCCAGACCGCGATAGACAACCTCGTCCAGCGACGAACCACCCTGGTGATCGCCCATCGCCTCTCCACCGTCCGCCGCGCCGACCAGATCGTCGTTCTCGAACAGGGCCGCATCCTCGAATCCGGCTCTCACCGGGACCTGATCGAAAGAGGTGGTCACTACGCAGACCTCTGGCGCGCCCAGACCGACCTGATTCCGGAATTCAGCTGAGTGGTGTGTCGGTTGCATTTTCGCAAATCATTCCTTCTCCGGTGTAGAGCAACGTCGCTGTGCGACGTTTAGTCCGACCGACGGACACGCCACACAGCGGCCTGGCTAAAGGTTTTCTCGTCCAGGCCCCTGGCAATTCGTTACATCTGGACAGACGCCTGGGAACCACCGCCTCACCCATCGCGACGACCCATTTGTGCAATTGCAGCATGATTTGCATTGTCAGGGGACCGGGCTCCGAACTAGACTGCTTGATCAGGGACGGCCGTCCGGCCCAACCGGACCGAGGCGAGCGCAACCCGTCCCCGTTCATCAAGATGAGTGACCCACGGAATCCCCAGATCAAGCACCTTCGAACCCTCAAAGCCGAAGCCCGTCTCGGCGGTGGCCCGGACCGGATCGAGGCCCAGAAAGCCAAGGGTAAACTGACCGCTCACGAACGCATCGATCTGCTCCTCGACGAGGGCTCGTTCCGCGAACTCGACGCCTTCGTCCGCCGGGGAGATTCCCAGTTGATGGGCGACGGGGTCGTGACCGGCTACGGAAC
This sequence is a window from Opitutaceae bacterium. Protein-coding genes within it:
- a CDS encoding NAD-dependent succinate-semialdehyde dehydrogenase; amino-acid sequence: MALTSINPATGMTIAVYEETTDHDLEEALGKSQSAFREWRQRSFPERADCLRRVAGLLHEDLAAHARLITTEMGKPILQARAEVEKCSSVLDYYATHGEAFLADEVPVGAGGGRAIVAYQPIGLVLAVMPWNYPFWQVFRAAAPALMAGNVMVLKHASNVTGCALEIERIFSAAGFPDGVFQTLRIGSSRVGPLIRDPRIRGVTLTGSTEVGRRIGEVAGRALKTCVLELGGSDPYLILKDADLDRAVALTVQGRLNNNGQSCIAVKRLIVEAPILPEFRKRYIEATEGVRMGDPLDESFSLGPLARQDLRDELHAQVITSRKQGARLLLGGTVPTGPGWYYPATVLGDVRPGMVAYEEELFGPVASIIEAGDAEDGVRIANDSRFGLGGGIFSEDRDKAVALARRIETGAVFINDFVKSHPALPFGGVKDSGFGRELGRPGIRAFTNMQTISVS
- the chrA gene encoding chromate efflux transporter, translating into MNRNWREVLLVCLRLGCASFGGPVAHLGYFHEEFVRRRKWLDESTFADLVALCQFLPGPASSQVVYSIGLRQAGWLGGAAAWIGFTLPSAALMLAFAYGLGFSDGWELGGWIGGLKIAAVAVVANALWTMAAKLCPDAKRAVIAILAASVMILFPMAWMQVAVIVAGALAGRVFLVPDASAATPAGQGTNTGWPWLLAFASLLVGLPILVWATGAPLAFLIESFYRSGSLVFGGGHVVLPLLEEATVGRGWLDRDTFLAGYGFVQAMPGPLFTFAAYLGSVINVGPGGVGGGLLALVAIYLPSWLLLPGAMPYWNRLRALPSARSSMMGTNAAVVGLLGAAFYSPVLISGVAGGPQVVFALLAFGALRFLKLPPWLLVILCAVAGGIVL
- a CDS encoding D-alanine--D-alanine ligase, with the protein product MKVVVLFGGTSAERDVSIASGLQVARALRKNGHEVVAVDTARGALLPTEEERLLTGSVGQIPPETEALAVLKGSAPALSKEGLLGQADVVFLALHGGTGEDGTIQAVLDLAGVPYTGSGHAASAMAMDKDVSKQLFRAAGVPTPDWLIAPADHAAIVAQIGLPTVVKANRQGSSIGLSIVRRAEDLAAAIDEAKRFDPEVMIERFIPGRELTVGILEGIALPPGEIIPRRSEHFDYQSKYQPGGAEEIFPANLTPDQETEIQSLALKAHRALKLGAYSRVDFRLDEAGAFWCLEVNTLPGMTATSLLPQAARAAGIDFESLCERIVHLAVERAPSVK
- a CDS encoding ROK family protein — protein: MMSSSDQRFLGIEIGGTKLQVSVGTAMGTLIETARANVPKGAGGGEIRAIILDLCRQLIANHAVSGVGAGFGGPVDIRTGTIARSHQVEGWDGFSLRSWLEGTLDLPTAVENDSNTAALAEARLGAGSGHNPVFYTNLGSGVGGGLVHNGRITHGRPPGEAEIGHLRLSPGGPIVESVCSGWALDQRLRALAAEHADSTLARMLCDMTSGESRVLPEALAGGDVHARQALDETVEAFGFALSHVVHLVSPEIIVIGGGLSHLGDVFVAPLKIALASNIMEAMLPAPDIRTATLGEEVVPTGAILLAADAAAQTH
- a CDS encoding SIS domain-containing protein; this translates as MNIKSWTTDYLDKHCRTMATVQADAMANLRSHFDRALAADRRIFVCGNGGSAANASHFVTDLGKGASDAIGRRFRCQSLNDNVPWITAIGNDYAYEDVFVRQLENLAEAGDLLMVMTVSGNSPNLVKAVDWANAHGLTTIGLVGGKGGIVAERARSVIRIDDTHYGRVEDAHMLICHLLCYSYMEKVDQ
- a CDS encoding sugar phosphate isomerase/epimerase family protein; amino-acid sequence: MSARPISSLSRRQFLLRTLGRIAAGTAVIPTLKASPSKEPPFRISLAQWSVRQMHNDGIVPAVEFPVYTRQKFGIDAVEYVNTFFPKDGTLGDFVNELRQRCEDQGVKSLLIMCDGEGHLGDPDKGARLQAVRNHEKWLDAAAELGCHSIRVNAHSEGTYSEQLELAADGLQRLSALAQASDLNVIVENHGGLSSNAEWLEAVIRKVALPNCGVLPDFGNFQEHDRYSSVQRLMPYARGVSAKSHDFDEDGNETGTDYFRMIPIVLRSGYRGHIGIEYEGSVLSPDEGILATKRLLIRTRDAWTAGA